The nucleotide sequence cgtcagaaccggccggccggggaacagtcgtggggctgaaggcggatctggggcCGCATTCAGCATGCCGcgactgttgaggcctggcagCTGAGTGCCGTGAGaccggcatttgcgggccaggtgacccagagacaaaaaaggaaatagctctattattgagaatgtgagtaccgcagcccccattagggggtgtggcaaattaaattaattcaacaaaagattctcctcccggcccccccaccggggaatggagtggtcttaccagctccggagctaacgtctcggtctctgggtcggtcatctcaggagcgcctgggagccttccgggtcctcgagggggtccgtgagatgagggggcatccatcttctgcggggagctcgacgggcccatgtttgttgaggtggagcaccgcttttctttctttcttgaaagccgcagaaggacgccctcggcgagcagacagggcatgggcaggatgtgtgaaatagcctccgtctgtttcttcaccactgagggctgctgggtagagtcgtcaggtggtgtcgccgaatggacggagctgggagacgagagcgtttgagaaagtgtgctttgtctacctcctctactgcgaccaggtccagtccatgtgttgcgtttccgGACCACAAGGGGGGCCAttgcctgttcgagtgcagttcctgcagcacgtcaagaacaggactacccaagtgcaaatttggagctgcaggagggggccatggcatgcaggggggagtGGTCTGTGACCGCTCTACCGCCgaaggtagtgagagcggaggagcgaggaagcttggcttgctcaactcgtcatgcacgtctgggaagaaaggaaccggggtggggcgcggctgtgagcggcgcacatgcccgtggaaccaatcaagtagccgtgagggggaggggattttccggtccaacctcgcgccctcaatccaacagcatgcagagcgtcagaggaatactggaactggtgtgatctcacgcgaacagcatgcacaaccatcggctccgaagaaaatttctgaatgaactctagtatttgcctcgcctttatacccgtatgtccgggggcggggtatgcaaatactgactgccaacttctcattggcctttttcaatggatcagaggtatattcggtgctcaagagagacccctagtgtcgcttctccgacacaacgtggagagagcgacagacggggaacttatttttcacatcagcagtctcccaggtgatcatgatttctagcgccatctagcagCTGTGTATGcgtcaaacactaggaagtgtaatcgagattgaaatcatgatcaccaggGGACTGCTGAtgtgaaatataatttatattgcttcagaacgcatttattaaaccgctggagttgaatggattacaattatgctgcttttatgtcctttatgTAGTTTGAAAGTGCTGGACtctatattcacatcatatctccatcgtCTCTGTTCTGTGGTACAGTATAATCTCATACGTGATATAAGTGATCTATAGTACAGCATAATCTCATAAGTGTAGTTTTGTGAATAGTACAGCACAATTCACAAAACCCTATAGTTTTATTTAGTACAGTTAATGCAGTATTAAAACCTACTGCTACAACATTTCCTGAAGCTTCTTCAGGAGTTTGTGATAGTTTTCTGCAGTTTTTCACTTCAAAGATTGATGCCATTAAATCTGCCATCACTACTCCTGACTTAGTTCCTTTAATTTCTGTACCGTGTTCGGTTCACCTTTCAATGTGTGAATCTGTGTCTCTTTCTGATTTAGTAGATGTGATTCGGCACATGAGGTCTGCTGGCGGTTCACTGGATGTTGTGCTCACTCGCATTTTTAGAGAGGTTTTAGACATTTTGGGACCTAGCCTCTTGTCAATAATATATAGCAGTCTTATTAATGACGTTGTGCCATCCTGTTTTAAACATGCTGTTGTGAAACCTCTGCTTAAGAAGTCGAGTCTTGATTCTTCAGATTTAAAGAATTATCGTCCTATTTCCACActgtcatttttgtcaaaagtCCTGGAAAAGGTTGTTTTCGATCAACTTTCAGGATTAATGGTATTATGGATAAATATCAGTCGGGTTTAAAGTCAAACACAGCACAGAATCTGCTCTTATCAAAGTCACAAATGATCTGTCGCTGCGGTTGATTCAGGTAAAAGTGCCATTCTTATTCTCCTGGATCTCAGCGCAGCCTTTGACACCATTGATCACGATATTCTTTTGGATCGGTTAAGAAATTGGGTGGGCCTTCAAGACACTGCCCTTGAGAGGTTCTCATCTTATCTTAAGGGGAGATCTTTTTAAGTTCAGATTGGGAATCATTCTTCTGCCTCTGCTTCTATCACCTGTGGAGTACCTCAAGGCTCGATTTTGGGACCACTTTTGTTCTCGTTATACATATCACCATTACAGTATCTTTTTCAAAGTTATAGCCATATATATGTAAAGATTATgaaagttaacatgattttagtgtgagaaaatcACCTTCTAaccttttttttgtgtatgtgtgtgtaaagtaATATCCACTTTAACAATGTTGTTGCCATTAGAGCTGTGACTATGATTGATGATATGGTCCGTTGGATTCTTTCAGTACTCCCAAAATAAACTTCAGTGATTTATCATTTTCTGTGAAGCCTTGGGTTCAAAATCTGGGTGTGGTTTTTGATGATGGTCTTAAATTTGACAAACAGATAAACACAGTGGTTAAATCATGTTTCTTTCAGGTTTGACTACTAGCAAAATTGTAATCTATTCTGTCTAGTAGAAattttgaaaaagtaattcatgcctttattacatttaggctGGATTACTGTAACTCACTGAATTTTGGGATTAGCAAATCAGCTTTATCCCGCTTGCagatagttcaaaatgcagctgcaagaCTTTTAACTAGTAGTAAAAAACGACATCACATTGCTCCGGTGTTACGGTCCTTGTATTGGTTGCCTGTTCGATATAGAGTACATTTCAAATTATTCTTTtagtttttaaatctttaaatggttTGGCTCCTCTTTATCTTTCAGATTTATTGAATGAATATCATCCCACTTTTTCTCTCCAGTCATCCAACCAGAGATTGTTGTGCATCCCGAAGTTGAAACTGAAATGTAGGGGTGAATGAGCCTTTTCGGTAGCTGCACCCAGATTGTGGAATGCTCTGCCCCTCAGTATTAGATCTGCACCATcactatctgtttttaaatctaagCTAAAAACTATCTCTTTGATTTGGCATATAAACAATGACAACGTTTTATTGCACTGCATTTTAGTAATGATACTGTATTGTGTAATTggtctgttttatttttattattttgtttttattgtgcagcacattggtcaaccctGGTTGTGTTTAATGGTGCTATATAATTGACATTGACTGTTTAAACAACTTTCAAATTGTGAGAGCATTCATAAATGTTCAATCTTCAAATTTTTAcactggcccaattcacttccattgttaattGCCCACAATAAcaagtaaaaatgtatgtttgtggttattaacataatgccacaaatgccgtcAGTCAAACTTAACTTGTCTTGACAGGAATATATCAGCTTCAGTATCAGCTTACAACAACCTAATGTCCAAATATCATTTTGTTgaatttttatgaatttatatgtaaaataattgattactgtactcaTATCATAAGGCATACTGTAATAATGTAatctgtagtaagtcagtctgtccAATGTCAGTGTTTTTCATGATTGAACATGAATCTTGAGACGCCCGTGACGTTACAGTacagtgagtggagttttcagatggtcccttaaacACCATAGACGATTATCCATCTTTCAGACAACTTTATCTCGCTATGAGAGCGTCGCTGCTTTTACACCACTATTGTGGAGCTCATTATTAAAAGAGCAGGACTTAAGCTCTATGAAAAGAAACTAGGTGGAACAGGATCCTAGACGTGTTGTGGTGTCAGTTTCAAGTGTAAACAAGGCGGGACCAAATATAACGCAGCCATGATGTACCCGATTTCTCCGTCATGGGATAGAAAATGAAAAGGATCAGTTTTAGTTAAGCAGACAGATCGAGGCCGAGGCAGAGAATACATCTTCCTAACAGCTTTATCGCGGAGTTAAGGTAagttatttaattgaattatttacattatatactGATTCATTGCAATTAAgcacatcatttttatttgctgagaaaggctaatatataatgattaaataattagcaATGTTTACATTATCAAaacttatattaaaatatttaattcacaaGCATTACATTATGGTGACATAAGAAAAGCATTGAGCCTCTTTACATGCACACTAATATGCTGATTACTTTTAGTTTAGGATTAATGTGGGCAAAGCGGGACACTTTTGGATATTTTGgatatgtaatgtttttttttttttggcacattaATTATGGTCTAAATGCCACATAACCTGACATTATACCTTTTTTCCATCTTAGTCAAAAGCTAAAATTACTATACACTTACACATCATAAATCATCATATGTAACATTTACAGACATTAAGTTAACTGTAACACTTTTATAACCTCAAAGTTCTGTCATCTTTCTTTACTATTGCTTTTCCCAGTGGTGTCATGAAATGAGTTCTGCCACTCGTCCTGATGGAAAATCATCCATTTGTAATTGTTTACTTCCCAAAAATATGCTTTGAAAGgttttttaaccatttaagtaAATACGTAGGATACAATGGGGATCAAGTTTATCGCTGTGATCACATATTTaccatatattataatatttgaaaCCTTTATAATTAATCTTAATTTAACATGACAATTTCACTAGGTAGAGGAAACAAAACAAGTCTGTCCTGAggaatttaatgacattttaaatgatattaaGTAAAGCTTCAGCTTCAGCAGTGatacaaatattaaaactaaaataaaaaccaaGTTGAAATTATAAAACtctgaaactaaaactaacagacaAAGTGTAAAAACTAACGAAACAatgtttctgttttctttttcattcaGTTAATAGAAGACTCAAAAGAATTCTTGTCATCATGAACGGTTTCAGAAACAGAAGACTTGTTCTCCTGGGGAAGAGTGGATTTGGAAAGAGTGCCGCTGGAAACACAATACTGGGACAGGAAGTGTTTAAATCTGAGATGAGCAGTAGTTCAGTGACCCGTGAATGTTCAGAGAATCACGGCAATGTTTCAGGCAGAAATGTGTCTGTAGTTGATACACCTGGATTATTTGATACAGTCATGAATCATGAAGATTTAGTGACAGAGATCGCGAGAAGTGTTTATTTATCCAGTCCTGGACCGCACGCTTTTATCATCGTGTTTCCTGTGAATATGAGATTCACTGAACATGAAGAACAGATTCTTCCTATGATTGAAACACTGTTTGGAGAGGAAGTGTTGAAATACTCCATCATTCTCTTCACTCATGGAGATCTGTTGAGAGGACGGCGTATTGATGAACTCATTAATAAAAACAGTAAATTAAGATCTCTAGTTGATCAGTGTGGAGGCAGATATCATGTGTTTAATAACAATCATCTGAATAACAGAGATCAGGTGACTGAACTACTGCAGAAGATTGACACAATGATACAGCAGAATGGAGGAGGACATTACACTAATCAGATGTATCAAGATGCTCAGAGATTTAAACAAGAATCAAACGGTGGATTCCTCCCATTTCTTCTTAAGATTTGGGATAATATTTATGTGAAAATGGCTGCAGCTGGATTAGTAGTTGGTGGAGTAGTTGGTGGAACTGTTACTGGAACTGTTCAGGGAGCTGCTGTTGGAGCTGCTACTGGGAGCATTGGAGGTGTTGTTATTGCTGGTGCTGTTGTTCAATTAATGATTTATGCAGCTTTTCTTCGTCGATATCTACACCGTTCCAAACAAAATCAGAAGTGGGAATAACGAAACTGAAATTTCCCTCCTCAATGCATTGCAGTCACACATCACATGTACACCTGTCAAATCCACACCCTGCATTCCAAAATTATAGGAGTCAGCCTCCGTAGGGCACTTAAAAGGGAGAAAAATCATGCCATAAGATCACTTCTAACTTAATTtccaatataaattataaaaagtgAATTACAATTGACTGTTATTTGGGAGCTCCACATTTTTTATAGGACTTTGAATGAAATAAGGACTTTGAATGGAATAGGGCATAGAGATGAtcatttctgaatggaacgcaccctgTCTTTAAGTCTTTAAGATGCTATATATCTTGCTATCTAGTAACTATTTCATAAGCAAAATAAGTAAAAGTGTAGGCATTGATTCAGGCACAAACAAGTTATTAATATCATCTTTCTTAATATTTCATGTTCATTCTGAAGGGTTGGGTTCACCCAGGTCTTTTCGGCCTGTTGATTAGTTAGTATTTACCTGTAATTTATATAATCAAAAGGTAATCCGAGTCTTCTTAATCATGTGCATTAATTCAGGTTATGGGTGTAATTATGAATGTTATAAGTCATGTGTGTATTACTgttgttttagtataataaatacaaattaatctgaCAAATAAAATGGATCTGACTATCTTTTTGACTCATACAAGCTAACTTACTTAAAAAAACACTTCTGGTTTAATGGGTGGGTCATGATGGACAAACTCTTGGTGGATATTTAGTGGATAAATGATCCACTACACGGTCTGTGAATGATAACTATACAAACATATTTGTGAACTtgcccgagtcatggtctgttctcactgctaccatcaatTTAGACATCATCATGTTTTTCAATTTAGCTATTCAGAAGTTTTTCAAAAGCTTAATAATATTATTTCATGTTTTGAAAAGACACTTTGAAGCTGTATTATTTGTGTCAAAGGTCACGATTTCAAAGGCTACATTTATATACTGCATTAAAACATGATATTTTTTATAGCAAGACTAaggaataatttattaaatgacaAGGTTtagaaaagaaatgtaaaaacacaTTGTAGCCCTTTTTGTTAGCAGTCCATTACTCAATAGCTTATACAGtagcatgtatgtgtactgtaatTACAGTAAAATCCTGCAAATATTGTGTCActaaaacacatacaaatgtagTCAAAAACCACATCGCGTTTGAGGTTTAAAACGGCATCATGATGCGTCCCGGAAGGCAGCAAATCACCacctctcacctgtcaatcacccactgaacaaaagtttaaaattacgtttggatttaaatgtaaataattgtctGATCAGAAAACTTGAAAAAGCCATTATGAAATTCCTAAATGTAAATTTGTGAGGAGCGAGTCCATCTAAACTttcaatatatagtatataagcaGCTGTTTACCTCTCTTCTGTCCCGTGACGTCTTATTACTCTGCTTGAAGCATTCATCCTCCTTATCAgataagctattttatcacaatCAATATGTTATTCAATGGAAGCTGCCGCCGCAGCAGCTCAATATCCACGTACATCGCGATAATGGCGGCTGCCACTTAAAACTGTGGATTTCTACCctacctttctttctttttaataattGCTCGCCAAAGCAGATATAGGGgttcgtgtgatatgagcgtgaagcgatcgtctgtgttccgcaactgatTTTGGGTCTTCTTTGAATAATGTATaccgtgcgagtaagggcagccggtggactttctggtgtccTCAGGATCGTCTTCAGGCGAGAGCGGTTCTCAGTGCAAATTGGAGGATTTATTTGGTGAAATAAGGTTTTCAGtcaatgttttataaaaatctCTAAACAATATTAATGTACACAAGAAAATGCAAAGATACTGTTCCATAATCAGACCACGAAAGCTAATATGACAATACTGTTATCGGAAGTAACGCTAGCTTGATTAGCTTGGGCTTTGCTAACCTGTTATACACGCTGGATCTGGTTCACTTTTTCTGATGTTTGAGTGATGCAAACATCTCCTTGTTGAAATTCTGCATTAGAGTTAGGCTAGGTCAACAACAGCATCACATGAATGGTCATTGTTTAATCCAGATACACAATGTGTTTTTCTATGGAGTCAATTCcacgccacatatatttgcaaaaatataaagtattgcaaaataaaataaagctttgcaaaagaaaaaatgtattgacaaatttttttttaacaaaaattaagtatcacaaaagtaaaataaagtatcgagaggaaaaaagaaagttttgcaaacaaaaataaagaattgcaaagtataaataaaatatagcaaaaaccaagatataattaattgtaaaaatcaatttttgtttaaaaaaatataatttttttgctcatgttttcttttgcaaaactttatatttctgcaaatatatgtggcgtgGAATTGACTCAGCAATTGTGTGAATATTGCATATCGATTAACTTTTGGAGTGTTTTGCATATATATGATGACGTTGTTTACTTTCAGGTGGTATTTTGTCTTTATATTATGTGGATGTAAAAATACTCCCCTTAGTGATTCGTTGAATGATTGATTAATTGAAGTTCATATAATAAAGTATCACTTAAATAAGATGTATGTGTTTGTTCTCATGTCCTGACGAAGGCAGCGAGTCTGCTGACACACTTTGGCTTTTTAATGTTTCGTTTTCTAatcaaataattttgtattggAGGTTTTAATCTTTAATTAGACGTTGATAACAGCCCCACTTGGCATTGAGCACCTCTCcttatttgatttatatttttaagacATGTTAGAAGTCTTCCACTTGGTTTCTTGTACATGAATTGTTGGCTGGAATAGACACTATAATTGTAATTAACTTTAATGATGCAATTTATGTTTAATGGTTTTAACTAGTAACATGAATTATACATTGTACGTTATTGTTCTACAAGCTCCTTATTAAACTTTTGTGAAATAAGTTAAATGCACCAATTGTGTGTATTAATatcaaattaacacatttattatgtggtttatttaaaaacattaaggGATGAAACAACCTGAAAATATCAACCT is from Xyrauchen texanus isolate HMW12.3.18 chromosome 8, RBS_HiC_50CHRs, whole genome shotgun sequence and encodes:
- the LOC127647598 gene encoding GTPase IMAP family member 9-like — translated: MNGFRNRRLVLLGKSGFGKSAAGNTILGQEVFKSEMSSSSVTRECSENHGNVSGRNVSVVDTPGLFDTVMNHEDLVTEIARSVYLSSPGPHAFIIVFPVNMRFTEHEEQILPMIETLFGEEVLKYSIILFTHGDLLRGRRIDELINKNSKLRSLVDQCGGRYHVFNNNHLNNRDQVTELLQKIDTMIQQNGGGHYTNQMYQDAQRFKQESNGGFLPFLLKIWDNIYVKMAAAGLVVGGVVGGTVTGTVQGAAVGAATGSIGGVVIAGAVVQLMIYAAFLRRYLHRSKQNQKWE